The Clostridium sporogenes genome contains a region encoding:
- a CDS encoding spore coat protein, producing MANLTQKEQLLLQDQKSHEELCIKKYTNYANQSKDPQLKQIFLNNAQQEQEHLNSINQLLSGQIPNVNSQQNNQQQNQQQQQNSQMESNAGTGLKSKNDADLCTDLLATEKYVSSTYDTAIFEFRDPNIRNVLNHIQKEEQQHGEAIYKYMESKGMYNPQ from the coding sequence ATGGCAAATTTAACTCAAAAAGAACAATTACTTTTACAAGATCAAAAAAGTCACGAAGAATTGTGTATTAAGAAATACACAAATTATGCAAATCAATCAAAAGATCCTCAACTAAAACAAATATTTTTAAACAATGCGCAGCAAGAACAGGAACATTTAAACAGCATAAATCAACTTTTAAGTGGTCAGATTCCAAATGTTAATTCACAGCAAAACAATCAACAACAGAACCAGCAACAGCAACAAAATTCTCAAATGGAGTCCAATGCTGGAACTGGATTAAAAAGTAAAAATGATGCTGACTTATGTACTGACCTTTTAGCTACAGAAAAATATGTTTCTTCAACTTATGATACTGCTATATTCGAATTTAGAGATCCTAATATTAGAAATGTTTTAAATCACATTCAAAAGGAAGAGCAACAACATGGAGAAGCTATCTATAAATATATGGAGAGCAAAGGTATGTATAATCCTCAATAA
- a CDS encoding DUF3343 domain-containing protein, giving the protein MEYIASFFTHSGAIKYSRFLNKLNINNQTMPVPRKLSSNCGIGVKFNYKGNLNNILAEDIEKLFSVKNGQYECIYCAE; this is encoded by the coding sequence ATGGAATATATAGCAAGTTTTTTTACTCATTCTGGAGCTATAAAATACAGTAGATTTTTGAATAAATTAAATATAAATAATCAAACTATGCCAGTGCCTAGAAAGTTAAGCTCTAATTGTGGTATAGGAGTTAAATTTAATTATAAGGGTAATTTAAATAATATATTAGCAGAGGATATAGAAAAATTATTTTCTGTAAAAAATGGACAATATGAATGTATATATTGTGCTGAATAG
- a CDS encoding aminotransferase class V-fold PLP-dependent enzyme: MNGIYLDNSATSFPKAPNVGESMLNYIKNIGCNVNRGVYTSSLAAENIVFETRELICSLFNFNKPENVVFAKNITESLNLLIKGLLQKGDHVIVSSMEHNAVMRPLNSLIKNDIEISKVPCDILGQLNINDITKKIKSNTKAVIITNSSNVCGTILPLEEIGKLCKKNNLIFIIDSAQTAGFLDIDFEKTRADAIAFTGHKGLLGPQGIGGFVIKDSLIPKVHPFIEGGTGSLSEYETQPNYMPDKYESGTINIPGIYGLNTALKYIKQKSLSYIREKELFLTKLFIEDILNLDDVRLVGLNDINNRTAVVSLDFSKIDNAEVSLDLSNRYNIMTRCGLHCAPSAHKTLNTFPQGTVRFSFGHFNTKEEITYTIDSLNKIIKKYK, from the coding sequence ATGAATGGTATTTATTTAGACAATAGTGCAACTTCTTTCCCTAAAGCACCTAATGTGGGAGAAAGCATGCTAAATTATATAAAAAATATAGGATGTAATGTGAATAGAGGGGTTTATACTTCTTCCTTAGCTGCTGAAAATATAGTATTTGAAACAAGAGAATTGATATGTTCTTTATTTAATTTTAATAAACCAGAAAACGTTGTATTTGCTAAAAATATAACTGAAAGTTTAAACTTATTAATTAAAGGTTTATTACAAAAGGGAGACCATGTTATTGTTTCTTCTATGGAACATAATGCAGTTATGCGCCCCTTAAATTCTTTAATTAAAAATGATATAGAAATTTCTAAAGTTCCCTGTGATATACTTGGACAACTTAATATTAATGATATAACAAAAAAAATAAAATCTAATACTAAAGCTGTTATTATTACTAATTCTTCTAATGTATGTGGAACTATATTGCCTTTAGAAGAAATAGGTAAGTTGTGTAAAAAAAATAATTTAATTTTTATAATAGACTCTGCTCAAACCGCTGGATTTTTAGATATTGATTTTGAAAAAACAAGAGCAGATGCAATAGCATTTACTGGACATAAAGGTCTTTTAGGTCCACAGGGTATTGGAGGGTTTGTAATAAAAGACTCTTTAATTCCTAAAGTTCATCCTTTTATTGAAGGTGGTACGGGAAGCCTTTCAGAATATGAAACTCAACCAAACTATATGCCAGACAAGTATGAAAGCGGTACTATAAATATACCTGGAATTTATGGACTAAATACAGCCTTAAAATATATAAAACAAAAGTCTTTAAGTTATATTAGAGAAAAAGAATTATTTTTAACAAAACTTTTTATAGAAGATATTCTAAATTTAGATGATGTAAGATTAGTTGGATTAAATGATATAAATAACAGAACCGCTGTAGTTTCTTTAGATTTTAGTAAAATAGATAATGCTGAAGTTTCTTTAGATTTATCTAATAGATATAATATAATGACCAGATGCGGATTACACTGTGCTCCTTCTGCTCATAAAACACTGAATACATTTCCTCAAGGCACTGTTCGGTTTAGCTTTGGACATTTTAATACAAAGGAAGAAATCACCTATACTATAGACTCCTTAAATAAAATTATAAAAAAATATAAATAG
- the yedE gene encoding YedE family putative selenium transporter yields the protein MDSKKGIIFTGAVVGIIAVLLVYFGNPVNMGFCIACFIRDIAGAVGLHRAPIVQYIRPEIIGMVIGAFIMAVSKSEFDARGGSSPFIRFSLGFIVMVGALMFLGCPLRMVLRLAGGDLNAIMGLIGFVVGIIIGIAFLNKGFSLKRNYKLNKSEGYLFPIVNVGLFILLAVSPAFIFFSKKGPGAAHAPITIALIAGLIVGILAQRTRLCMVGGIRDLIMFKDNYLISGFMSIFVFALIGNLIIGKFKLGFVGQPVAHTDALWNFLGMVLAGWGSVLLGGCPMRQLILSAEGNIDSVITVLGMLAGAAFCHNFSLAASPKGATANGKVAVIIGFILVCAISYINIERNVKVKVKGDVSVGSN from the coding sequence ATGGACAGTAAAAAAGGAATTATATTTACAGGTGCTGTGGTAGGAATTATAGCAGTACTTTTAGTTTATTTTGGTAATCCTGTAAATATGGGGTTTTGTATTGCATGTTTTATAAGAGATATAGCAGGAGCTGTAGGATTACATAGAGCGCCTATAGTTCAATATATAAGACCAGAAATTATAGGAATGGTTATAGGGGCTTTTATAATGGCTGTTTCTAAAAGTGAATTTGATGCTAGAGGAGGATCATCACCTTTTATTAGGTTTAGTTTAGGCTTTATAGTTATGGTAGGAGCTTTAATGTTTTTGGGATGCCCTTTAAGAATGGTTTTAAGACTTGCAGGAGGAGACTTAAATGCAATAATGGGACTTATAGGTTTTGTTGTGGGTATAATTATTGGTATTGCATTCTTAAATAAAGGATTTAGTTTAAAAAGAAATTATAAATTAAATAAGTCAGAAGGATATTTATTTCCAATAGTAAATGTAGGTTTATTTATATTATTAGCTGTATCACCAGCTTTTATATTCTTTAGTAAAAAAGGGCCTGGTGCAGCCCATGCTCCTATAACAATTGCATTGATAGCAGGATTAATTGTAGGAATTTTAGCTCAAAGAACAAGATTATGTATGGTAGGCGGAATTAGAGATTTAATAATGTTTAAAGATAATTATTTAATTTCAGGATTCATGTCTATATTTGTATTTGCCCTTATAGGAAATTTAATTATAGGAAAGTTTAAACTAGGATTTGTAGGACAGCCTGTTGCTCATACAGATGCTTTGTGGAATTTTTTAGGTATGGTTCTTGCTGGTTGGGGATCTGTACTTTTAGGAGGGTGTCCTATGAGACAACTTATACTTTCAGCAGAAGGAAATATAGATTCAGTTATAACAGTTTTAGGCATGTTAGCAGGAGCCGCATTTTGTCACAACTTTAGTTTAGCAGCTAGTCCAAAGGGAGCTACAGCAAATGGTAAAGTAGCTGTAATAATAGGATTTATATTAGTTTGTGCCATCTCATATATAAATATAGAAAGAAATGTAAAAGTAAAAGTGAAGGGAGATGTTAGTGTTGGTTCAAATTGA
- a CDS encoding fructose-6-phosphate aldolase, giving the protein MLILLDTANIDSIKHINDIYPLDGVTTNPTIISKEKKDFIGILKEIRNTIGKEKMLHVQVVGSKAEDMIEEAIYLNEKIGGNLYIKIPVTEQGIKAMKELSKKGYKITATAIFTAQQALMAAKAGAEFVAPYVNRIDNLMADGIKVVSDIVKIFEIYNINSKVLAASFKNTEQIHNACLKGARSVTVNADLIKQLIYHPSTDLSVDNFIKDWEMQYGKNTKTNEV; this is encoded by the coding sequence ATGTTAATACTTCTAGATACAGCTAATATAGATTCTATAAAACATATAAATGATATTTATCCATTAGATGGAGTGACAACTAATCCTACTATAATATCTAAAGAAAAAAAAGATTTTATAGGTATATTAAAAGAAATAAGAAACACTATAGGTAAAGAAAAAATGCTTCATGTTCAAGTAGTAGGCTCTAAAGCAGAGGATATGATAGAGGAAGCTATATATCTAAATGAAAAAATTGGTGGTAATTTGTATATAAAAATACCAGTGACTGAACAAGGTATAAAAGCTATGAAGGAACTTAGTAAAAAAGGATATAAGATAACAGCTACTGCAATATTTACAGCTCAACAGGCTTTAATGGCAGCAAAGGCAGGGGCAGAATTTGTAGCACCTTATGTAAATAGAATAGATAATTTAATGGCAGATGGTATTAAAGTTGTTTCTGATATAGTAAAAATATTTGAAATTTACAATATTAATTCTAAGGTTTTAGCTGCTAGTTTTAAAAATACAGAACAAATACATAATGCTTGCTTAAAGGGAGCTCGTAGTGTAACTGTAAATGCAGATTTAATAAAGCAATTAATATATCATCCATCTACAGATTTAAGTGTAGATAATTTTATAAAAGACTGGGAAATGCAATATGGTAAAAATACAAAAACTAATGAGGTATAA
- a CDS encoding MerR family transcriptional regulator — MYTIGQLALILKVSTRTLRHYDDIGLLKPYCINEENGYRYYEQEQIRLAKNIIKLKGYGLALEEIKEIVANSNINRHEIIKKRLNIIESEIARLTVMKDNLYKMLKENKVIKSKGFNYKIHEVEIVQLDNINVISKRCTINTKDIAKVVGSLYELINKNGLRIKGPHIVKYFEKEYDPENADVEICIPIEPRKEGKLNIHIIPKGRYVTSTANSIGEKGDVYESIINWIQDNNYKINGNPFEEYNVNYETGLFNINIYYPIED, encoded by the coding sequence ATGTATACAATCGGACAATTAGCATTAATATTAAAAGTATCAACAAGAACCCTTAGACATTATGACGATATTGGTTTATTGAAGCCCTATTGTATTAATGAAGAAAATGGTTATAGATATTATGAGCAAGAGCAAATTAGATTAGCTAAAAATATAATAAAACTTAAAGGATATGGATTAGCTCTTGAAGAAATAAAAGAAATAGTAGCCAACAGTAATATAAATAGGCATGAAATTATAAAAAAAAGATTAAATATTATAGAAAGTGAAATAGCTCGCTTAACAGTAATGAAAGATAATTTATATAAAATGTTAAAAGAAAACAAAGTAATTAAAAGCAAGGGATTTAATTATAAAATACATGAAGTTGAAATTGTTCAATTAGATAATATAAATGTGATAAGTAAGAGATGCACAATTAATACTAAAGATATAGCAAAAGTTGTGGGCTCTCTTTATGAATTGATAAATAAGAATGGATTAAGAATAAAAGGACCACATATAGTAAAATATTTTGAAAAGGAATATGATCCTGAAAATGCAGATGTTGAGATATGTATTCCAATAGAACCTCGAAAAGAAGGAAAACTAAATATTCATATTATACCAAAGGGAAGATATGTAACTTCAACAGCTAATTCTATAGGTGAAAAGGGAGATGTTTATGAAAGCATAATAAATTGGATCCAAGATAATAATTATAAAATTAATGGAAATCCTTTTGAAGAATATAATGTTAATTATGAAACTGGATTATTTAATATAAATATATACTATCCTATTGAGGATTAA
- a CDS encoding superoxide dismutase family protein — translation MRNKYICKNAISYIKGGPLYSKVEGVVLFQDVPGGTAVYVNITGLPDYQSAKGEKAPIGPHGFHIHQFGNCNVGSPEDPFKDAGEHWNPTNQPHGNHAGDFPVLFSNNGKSIMWFFTNKFKVEDIIGKSIIIHENPDDYRSQPSGNSGKRIACGIINPYNWCIPYLW, via the coding sequence ATGAGAAACAAATATATATGTAAGAATGCTATTTCTTACATAAAAGGTGGTCCTTTATACTCTAAAGTTGAAGGAGTTGTATTATTTCAAGATGTCCCTGGTGGTACTGCAGTATATGTAAACATTACGGGCCTTCCAGATTATCAGTCTGCAAAAGGAGAAAAAGCTCCTATTGGACCACATGGATTTCATATTCACCAATTTGGGAATTGTAATGTAGGATCACCTGAAGACCCATTTAAAGATGCAGGTGAACATTGGAATCCTACAAATCAACCACATGGAAATCATGCAGGAGATTTCCCAGTTCTGTTTTCAAATAATGGAAAATCTATTATGTGGTTTTTTACTAATAAATTTAAGGTGGAAGATATTATTGGAAAATCTATAATCATTCATGAAAATCCAGATGATTATAGATCTCAACCATCCGGAAATTCTGGTAAAAGGATTGCATGTGGAATAATAAATCCTTATAATTGGTGCATACCATATTTATGGTAA
- a CDS encoding sulfurtransferase TusA family protein, translating into MLVLVQIDARGVSCPQPVLMTKKALAYNKEGIDVIVDNMTARGNVQRFMKNSGYKVTIEEKEDDFILSARK; encoded by the coding sequence ATGTTAGTGTTGGTTCAAATTGATGCTAGAGGAGTATCTTGTCCTCAACCAGTTCTTATGACTAAAAAAGCTTTGGCATACAATAAAGAAGGTATTGATGTAATTGTAGATAATATGACTGCAAGAGGAAATGTACAAAGATTTATGAAAAATTCTGGTTATAAAGTTACTATAGAAGAAAAAGAAGATGACTTTATTTTATCTGCAAGGAAGTAA
- a CDS encoding dicarboxylate/amino acid:cation symporter gives MKKLGLIPKIIIAIILGILIGSFTPVPVVRIFRTFSSIFGEFLGFLIPLIILGFIVAGIAELGQGAGKLLGITVGLAYLFTLISGFSALLVGRTLLPSIITNTTHVEKAKKALDPFFEVKIPPMMEVMTALIFAFILGLGIAKTQNKTLKDVAIGFQQIITKVIENVVIPLLPLHILGIFANLAYTGEVSTVLKVFWKVFIIILILHWIILIIQFSIGGSIAGKNPFKSLKIQIKGYLTALGTQSSAATIPINLQCSEQIGITKGIRDFVIPLCATVHLSGSTITLTICALAVMMLNGMPISISQMAGFIAMLGVTMVAAPGVPGGAVMAALGILKSILGFNEALLGLMIALYIAQDSFGTACNVSGDQAVAMIVDAIQKKSNKKHKNNNN, from the coding sequence ATGAAAAAATTAGGATTAATACCCAAAATTATTATAGCTATTATTTTAGGTATTCTAATAGGAAGCTTTACACCTGTTCCCGTGGTACGCATATTTAGAACTTTTAGTTCCATATTTGGAGAATTTCTAGGATTTCTTATACCTTTAATAATTCTAGGATTCATTGTTGCTGGTATCGCTGAACTTGGTCAAGGTGCTGGTAAGCTATTAGGAATTACTGTTGGTTTAGCTTATTTATTTACTTTAATATCTGGTTTTTCGGCTTTATTAGTTGGTAGAACATTATTACCATCAATTATTACCAATACTACCCATGTAGAAAAAGCAAAAAAAGCTTTGGATCCTTTCTTTGAAGTTAAAATTCCACCAATGATGGAGGTTATGACTGCACTTATATTTGCTTTTATATTAGGATTAGGAATTGCAAAAACACAAAATAAAACTTTAAAAGACGTAGCTATAGGATTTCAACAAATAATAACAAAAGTTATTGAAAATGTTGTTATACCACTACTTCCACTTCATATATTAGGTATATTCGCTAACTTAGCTTATACCGGTGAAGTATCAACTGTTTTAAAAGTATTTTGGAAGGTTTTTATAATTATACTTATTTTACATTGGATTATACTAATTATTCAATTCTCTATAGGTGGATCTATTGCTGGTAAAAATCCTTTTAAATCATTAAAAATCCAAATTAAAGGATATCTTACCGCTTTAGGAACTCAATCCTCTGCTGCAACTATTCCTATTAATCTTCAATGTTCAGAACAAATAGGAATTACCAAAGGTATAAGAGATTTTGTTATTCCTCTATGTGCAACTGTTCACTTGTCAGGAAGTACTATCACTTTGACTATATGTGCACTAGCTGTTATGATGTTAAACGGTATGCCTATAAGTATATCTCAAATGGCTGGATTTATAGCCATGTTAGGTGTAACTATGGTAGCAGCTCCTGGTGTTCCTGGTGGTGCAGTAATGGCAGCTCTTGGTATACTTAAGTCAATATTAGGCTTTAATGAAGCTTTACTTGGTTTAATGATTGCTCTATATATTGCTCAAGATAGCTTTGGTACCGCCTGTAATGTATCTGGCGATCAAGCTGTAGCAATGATTGTGGATGCTATACAAAAAAAATCTAATAAAAAACATAAAAATAATAATAATTAA
- a CDS encoding YihY/virulence factor BrkB family protein, producing the protein MNKNLFKIIPKGIKELANRFLEDEVLALSSQLAYALIISVFPFLMFVITLIGYLPIHSEDLLLGLKEIIPSNAYLLLKNTIEEIIYTQNGNLLSFSIIFTIWTASAGFRAVVRGLNKAYDVKERRSFVKVQIMTILCTLGMALVLVMSIFLLVFGRTIGRTLVYKLGFSWEFNRIWNLIRYIVMIGAAVFVLAALYYYTPSKRLRWRDVLPGAIFATIAWIIASMGFSFYVDNFNNYSRLYGSIGAVIVFLVWLYLTSIIVITGGEINALLVSNREKDLKSKNYL; encoded by the coding sequence TTGAATAAAAATCTTTTTAAAATTATACCTAAAGGTATAAAAGAATTAGCAAACAGATTTTTAGAGGATGAAGTATTAGCATTATCCTCACAGTTGGCCTATGCTTTGATTATATCAGTATTTCCTTTTTTAATGTTTGTAATAACATTAATAGGATACTTGCCTATACATAGCGAAGACTTATTATTAGGATTAAAAGAAATAATACCAAGTAATGCTTATTTATTATTAAAAAATACTATAGAAGAAATTATCTATACTCAAAATGGGAATTTACTTTCTTTCAGTATAATATTTACTATTTGGACTGCTTCTGCTGGTTTTAGAGCAGTAGTAAGAGGGTTAAATAAGGCTTATGATGTAAAAGAAAGAAGATCTTTTGTAAAGGTGCAAATCATGACTATTTTATGCACATTGGGTATGGCATTAGTTCTTGTTATGAGTATCTTTTTATTAGTTTTTGGAAGAACTATAGGCAGAACTTTAGTTTATAAGCTAGGCTTTTCATGGGAATTTAATAGGATATGGAATTTAATAAGATATATAGTAATGATAGGAGCAGCTGTTTTTGTTTTAGCTGCATTATATTACTATACTCCTAGTAAAAGATTAAGATGGAGAGATGTATTGCCTGGAGCTATATTTGCTACAATAGCTTGGATAATTGCTTCTATGGGTTTTTCTTTCTATGTAGATAATTTTAATAATTACTCTAGATTGTATGGCAGTATAGGAGCGGTTATTGTTTTTTTAGTGTGGTTATATTTAACATCTATAATAGTTATTACAGGTGGGGAAATAAATGCACTATTAGTATCAAATAGAGAAAAAGATTTAAAAAGTAAAAATTATTTATAA
- a CDS encoding creatininase family protein yields MSIFNMEKVTWKDIHNLDKDKSVVFVVLSPIEEHGPHLPLGTDYISAKDLLKAVIDNLEKQNNAYNYIIHPSFPIGYNECVMNYPGTISFKSKTIENIVIDLGESISRAGFKKMVIVNHHLDLGHIKVIENAKDTLNKECSLKVLEIASSIIYSQSTKEKVKIVKNDLNMKREIHADVRETSFMLFKHPELVKECYSNLEPVYMNMKEFIKSGERCWRIYGIEEGYIGSPAKGSKEKGEVQFEDMIKNTVELIFKFLQYGYVPELSKEIKIVMNHMILR; encoded by the coding sequence ATGTCAATATTTAATATGGAAAAAGTAACATGGAAAGACATTCATAATCTTGACAAAGATAAATCAGTTGTTTTTGTTGTATTAAGCCCAATTGAAGAACATGGACCGCACTTACCATTGGGCACAGATTATATTTCAGCAAAGGATTTATTAAAAGCTGTAATAGATAATCTTGAGAAACAAAATAATGCATATAATTATATTATCCATCCATCGTTTCCTATAGGTTATAATGAATGTGTAATGAATTATCCAGGGACTATATCATTTAAATCAAAAACCATAGAAAATATAGTCATAGATTTGGGTGAATCAATTAGTAGAGCAGGATTTAAAAAAATGGTAATAGTTAATCATCATTTAGATTTAGGGCATATAAAGGTTATCGAAAATGCAAAAGATACACTTAATAAAGAGTGTTCTCTTAAGGTTTTAGAGATAGCAAGTAGTATAATATATTCACAAAGTACAAAAGAGAAAGTTAAAATTGTAAAGAATGATTTAAACATGAAAAGAGAAATACATGCAGATGTGAGAGAAACTTCATTTATGTTATTTAAACATCCAGAATTAGTGAAAGAATGTTATAGCAATTTAGAACCTGTTTATATGAATATGAAAGAATTTATAAAAAGTGGTGAAAGGTGTTGGAGAATATATGGAATAGAAGAAGGATATATAGGTTCTCCTGCAAAAGGAAGTAAAGAAAAGGGCGAAGTACAATTTGAGGATATGATAAAAAATACAGTTGAATTAATATTTAAATTTCTCCAATATGGATATGTGCCAGAGCTTTCAAAGGAAATAAAGATTGTTATGAATCATATGATTTTGAGGTGA
- the rpsD gene encoding 30S ribosomal protein S4, which translates to MAKIRDPRFKLSRRLGVNIYGHPKAMKRATRENSREGKKLSNYGKQLLEKQKIRSYYGVLEKQFLRYVKKAMKSKERTGDVLLRSLECRLDNIVYRIGFANSIRQARQMVNHGHILVNGSKVNIPSYGVKTGDVITLREKYRKNDEFADNFLALKKFTLPYIEKDYDKFSGVLIKEPERDEIPIDANETLVVELYSK; encoded by the coding sequence ATGGCTAAGATAAGAGATCCAAGATTTAAGTTATCTAGAAGATTAGGAGTAAATATTTATGGACATCCTAAGGCTATGAAAAGAGCCACAAGAGAAAACAGTAGGGAAGGTAAAAAATTATCAAATTATGGTAAACAACTTTTAGAGAAACAAAAGATAAGATCCTACTATGGAGTTTTAGAAAAGCAATTTTTAAGATATGTTAAAAAAGCTATGAAAAGTAAAGAAAGAACTGGAGACGTTTTACTAAGAAGCCTAGAATGTAGATTAGACAATATAGTATATAGAATAGGATTTGCTAATTCTATAAGACAAGCTAGACAAATGGTGAATCATGGACATATATTAGTTAATGGGAGCAAAGTCAACATACCATCCTATGGAGTAAAAACAGGAGATGTAATAACTCTAAGGGAGAAGTATAGAAAAAATGATGAGTTTGCTGATAATTTCTTAGCTTTAAAAAAATTTACTCTACCATATATAGAAAAGGATTATGATAAATTTTCAGGTGTATTAATTAAAGAACCTGAAAGAGATGAAATACCAATAGATGCAAATGAAACTCTAGTAGTAGAATTATATTCTAAATAG
- the glmS gene encoding glutamine--fructose-6-phosphate transaminase (isomerizing), giving the protein MCGIVGYVGFRKASDVIVDGLTKLEYRGYDSAGIAVNDGKEIEFQKYKGRLNVLSENLESKPMEGTIGIGHTRWATHGVPSDVNSHPHLNMDETIAVVHNGIIENYMEIKEWLISEGVKFKSETDTEVIAHLVDHYYEGDLLQAVFKTIKKLRGAYALGVVCKDNPEQLVAVRKDSPLIVGIGENENFIASDVPAILKYTRDVYFLDNGEVVTLEKNKVTIYNEKEEKITKEPFHVMWDVEAASKGGYDHFMIKEINEQPNGIKETLVRRLDEDGKIRLDDIKLTKEDLDEINKIYIVACGTAYNAGITGRYAIERFAKIAVETDVASEFRYRNPFIDDKTLIIVVSQSGETADTLAVVREGKEKGARVLAITNVVGSSIAREADDVFYTWAGPEVAVASTKAYTTQLVALYMIALDMGIKRGTITEKFYNDIINELKLIPEKVQKILDQHDEIKEIAKEIKDNEHAFYIGRGLDYNLSLEGSLKIKEISYMHAEAFAAGELKHGTIALIEENTPVVATMTQTDLFEKSISNIKEVKSRGAHVIAITQEGNKEAEQVGDRVIYIPRTNDILQSIIAVVPHQLLAYYVAILKDRDVDKPRNLAKSVTVE; this is encoded by the coding sequence ATGTGCGGAATAGTAGGATATGTAGGATTTAGAAAGGCAAGCGATGTCATTGTAGATGGATTAACAAAGCTAGAGTATAGAGGGTACGACTCTGCAGGAATCGCTGTTAATGATGGAAAGGAAATAGAATTCCAAAAGTACAAAGGTAGACTAAATGTTTTAAGTGAAAATTTAGAAAGTAAACCTATGGAGGGAACTATAGGAATAGGTCATACAAGATGGGCTACTCATGGAGTGCCATCTGATGTGAATTCACATCCACATTTAAACATGGATGAAACAATTGCAGTAGTTCATAATGGTATAATTGAAAATTATATGGAAATAAAAGAATGGTTAATTTCTGAAGGCGTGAAATTTAAATCAGAAACAGATACTGAAGTAATAGCCCATTTAGTTGACCATTATTATGAAGGGGATTTACTACAAGCAGTATTTAAGACTATAAAAAAATTAAGAGGGGCTTATGCATTAGGAGTAGTTTGCAAAGATAACCCAGAACAATTAGTAGCTGTAAGAAAAGATAGTCCATTAATAGTAGGAATTGGAGAAAATGAAAACTTTATTGCGTCAGATGTACCAGCTATTTTAAAATATACTAGAGATGTGTATTTCTTAGATAATGGAGAAGTAGTTACTTTAGAAAAAAATAAAGTAACAATTTACAATGAAAAAGAAGAAAAAATTACAAAAGAACCTTTCCATGTAATGTGGGATGTTGAAGCAGCTTCTAAAGGTGGATATGATCACTTCATGATAAAAGAAATAAATGAACAACCAAATGGTATAAAAGAAACTTTAGTTAGAAGATTAGATGAAGATGGTAAAATAAGATTAGATGATATAAAACTAACAAAAGAAGATTTAGATGAAATAAATAAAATTTATATAGTTGCTTGCGGAACTGCATACAATGCAGGAATAACAGGAAGATATGCTATTGAAAGATTTGCAAAAATAGCTGTAGAGACAGATGTAGCTTCAGAGTTTAGGTATAGAAATCCATTTATAGATGACAAAACATTAATTATTGTTGTAAGTCAATCTGGAGAAACAGCAGATACTTTAGCAGTTGTAAGAGAAGGAAAAGAAAAAGGCGCTAGAGTTTTAGCTATTACTAATGTTGTAGGATCCTCTATAGCTAGAGAAGCAGATGATGTATTTTATACTTGGGCAGGACCTGAAGTAGCAGTTGCATCAACTAAAGCATATACAACTCAACTTGTAGCATTATATATGATTGCATTAGATATGGGTATAAAAAGAGGAACAATAACTGAAAAATTTTATAATGATATAATAAATGAATTAAAACTTATACCTGAAAAAGTACAAAAAATACTTGATCAACATGATGAAATAAAAGAAATAGCAAAAGAGATAAAAGACAATGAACATGCATTTTATATAGGAAGAGGATTAGATTATAATCTTTCATTAGAAGGTTCATTAAAGATAAAAGAAATATCTTATATGCATGCAGAAGCTTTTGCTGCTGGTGAATTAAAACATGGTACTATAGCTCTTATTGAAGAAAATACACCAGTAGTAGCTACAATGACTCAAACAGATTTATTTGAAAAAAGTATTTCCAATATTAAAGAAGTTAAATCAAGAGGAGCACATGTTATCGCTATAACTCAAGAAGGAAATAAAGAAGCAGAGCAAGTAGGGGATAGAGTAATTTATATACCAAGAACAAATGATATATTACAAAGTATTATTGCAGTGGTACCTCATCAATTATTAGCATATTATGTAGCAATATTAAAAGATCGTGATGTAGATAAGCCAAGAAACTTAGCTAAATCAGTTACAGTTGAATAA